The window GCCACATTTTTACGGCGGGGAGTGACACGACTGAATGGAGCAAACGATTGGCGCGATTCCGAGGAGCCTCTGAGGCGCTCGCCCTGTTCGTGGCCGCGCTCATTCTGGTGCTGGTTCAAAGCCGCGTTCCGGCCGCCGGAACTCCGGACGTAGTAGCATTTGCGCCGTTCGGCCTGGGGTTTGCTGCGGGCTTATTCGGTCGGTGGCGAATGGGACTGCCCTTCGGGGTAGGTTCGATACTGGGGTTGGTCGTCATCGGGCGCGTAGCGGACGCGTGGCCGGTCTTGCTCGGTGCCTTGGTCGAGTTTTCTTGGGCCGCCTGGTGGTCCGGTCGATATCCCGTTCGCGAAGCAGTAACGAATGCGTCCCGCGCGACCAAGTTAGTAGCGCTTATTGCTGGTGGGGCAGCCGTTCGTGACGTGGTGACGGTCGCCGCGTTGAGTTTGACCGGATCGGCAGTCGATCTGTACTTCGGGATCGCCACGTTTACTCTCGCCTTACTCGCGAACACGATCGCTATTTCCGCCGCCCTCGCGATTCCACTGATCGTTGAGTTCCGGAACCGGCTACTCGCGAGCGCCAAGTCAGCGGCACTCCTGGACGAGTGCCGCCGCGAGCGAGACGAACTCGCCCGCGCCTCCATCGAGCTGACCACACGGTTGGAACTTCTGGAGGCGGTCTTCCGCCAGATGCCAGCTGGGATTACGGTGATTGACCCGGACGAACACATCGTCCTACGTAACACGATAAGGGAACCGTCTCGGGACGAACCCGGGCCGGAGAGCGCGTTGTTCTTGGCGGGGGACGCAGCGCTCGGGCATTTCCGGCGACCGGATGGTCACGAGCTGCCGTTCGAAGAATGGCCGCTCGTTCGAGCTTCCCGAGAGGGGTGTCGGTGCCACGAGCCCGAGTTGCGTTTGCAGAGGCCCGACGGGACGGTCGTTAGCGTGTCGACGACTGCCGCCCCAGTCCTCGCCCCAAGCGGCACGAAACTCGGGGCCGTCGCGGTCGACCGGGAGTTGTCGCCGGGCGAGAGGGTTCCCGGGTACGCCGGACGAGTTGACGACCGCCTGGGAACGGCTTTGCGGGCGGCCGGCATGTACGCGTGGGAGTGGGATCTCGCGTCCGGCACGGTGTGGCGGTCCCACCCGCCCTGCGGGTGGGACGGGATCCCACCCGCCCCGCTACACACAAAAGCCGAACCCGACTGGTCCCGCGTCCACCCGGACGACGTCGGACGGTACCGCGAGGCCGCCGCGGCCGTCGCCGCGGGGCACCCCGATTTCCTGGTCGAATACCGCATCCGGGACGCTCGCGGGGAATACCGCTGGGTGCAAGAGCGGGGGAAAGCCGTCACCGATGCCGCCGGTACTCCGGTCGGCCGCGTCGCCGGCGTGTTAATCGACGTGACCGAACAGCGGCGGAACGAAGAACGGCTCCGCCTGGTCGAGTCTGCCGTCGTCCACGCCCGGGACGCCATCATCGTCCTCGAACCCGCCCCGAACGACCGGCCAGGCCGGTCGGTCTGGTACGTGAACGACGCGTTCACGCGGATGACCGGGTACTCGGCCGACGAAGTCGTGGGCCGGTCACTGCACTTCCTGCGCGGGCCGAAGTCCAACCCGGCCACGCTGGACCAGATCAGCGAAGCACTCGCGACCGGGCACTCGCTGCTCGTGGAACTGCTCAACTATCGCAAAGACGGGTCCGAGCTGTGGGTCGAGTTGAGTCTGGTCCCGGTGCCGGACGAGGCCGGGCGGTGTTCGCACTGGGTCATGATTCAGCGCGACATCGGGGACCGCAAGCGGGCCGCGGAGCAACTCCGCGAGAGCGAACAGCGCCTCCGCATCCTCGGCGACAACCTACCTGATGGGGCGGTCTACCAGTTCGTCCTCGCGGCCGACGGGACGCCGTCCGTGCCGTACATCAGCGCCGGCGTGGAGCGCGTGTGCGGACTCAGCCCGGCGGCCGTCGTCGCCGACGTGTCTAAGGTGTTAAACGTCATTCACCCGGACGACACCGAAGGAATGTGGCGGGCGGTTCTCGCCTCCGCGACCGGCCTGACCCCGTGCAACGTCGAGTTCCGGGCCACCTGGGGCGGGGCCGAGAAGTGGGTCCACAGCCGGTCGATGCCGCACCGGCTCGCGGACGGGGGCACGCTGTGGAACGGCGTCCTCCTGGACGTGACGGCCCGCAAACAGGCCGAGGGGGCGCTCAAGCGGAGCGAGGAACTGTTCCGCGGGATGTTCGAGACCGCGGCGGCCGGGGTGTCCGTGACCGGCCCGGACGAGCGCTTCCACTCGGTCAACCCGGCGTTCGCGGCCATGCTCGGTCTCCCGGTCGAACACATCGTCGGACGGTACGCCAGTGAGTTCACCCACCCCGACGACTGGGCCGAACAGCAACCACTCCTGGACGAAGTTCACGCCGGCGCCCGGGACGGCTATCAGGTCCGCAGGCGGTACATCCGCCCGGATCTGAGTACGGTTTGGACCGAGCAGTCGGTCGCGATCGTCCGGGGTCCGAGCGGGGAATGCGTGTACGGCATCGGCGTTTCGGTCGACATGACCGAGCGGCGGCGGTTGGAGGAGCAGCTCCGCCAGGCTCAGAAGATGGAGACGATCGGCCAACTCGCCGGCGGGATCGCGCACGACTTCAACAACTTGTTAACCGGCGTCCTCGGGAGCCTGGCCCTCGTCCGCTTGCCCGCGGACGACCCGAACCGCCCGCTGATCATGACCGCCGAACGGGCGGCCCAGCGGGCGGCCGAGTTGACCCGGAAACTGCTCGGGTTCGCCCGCAAGAACCAGATCCTGTCCGCCCCGGTGCGGGTCGCGGACTTCGTAAACGAGGTCGTCGACTTGCTCCGCCGGACGTTCGACCCGCGCATCCAGATCGTCACCACCCTGTTCGCCCCGGACCCCGTCTCGGCCGACGCCACCCTCCTCAACCAGGCGCTGATCAATCTGTGCCTGAACGCCCGCGACGCGATGCCGGGTGGCGGGCGGATTGTCCTCCGGGCCGAAGTCGTGACCCTGACCCCCGAGGCCGTGGTCGCCCACCCGGAGGGGCGGCCCGGTCGGTTCGTGCGGATGTCCGTCGAAGACACCGGGACGGGGATGTCTCCGGCCGTCCGCGCCAGGCTCTACGAGCCGTTCTTCACCACCAAACCGGTCGGCCAGGGGACCGGACTCGGGCTCGCGATGGTCCACGGCATCGTCCGCCAGCACGTGGGTTGGATCGAGTGCGACACGGTGCCGGGCCGCGGAACCCGTTTCGACCTCTATCTCCCGGTGGCCGAGGTCAAGCCGCCGAGCGCCCACAACGCCTCCTTCCTCCGCCGCGCTACGGTCGACCGGACGCCGGCCCCGAACACCGACACTCCGCCCCCGGTCGGCGGCCCTTCCCGCACGGTCCTTTTGGTCGACGACGAGGACATGATTCGGGACATCGGCCGGTCGGTCCTGGAAGCCGCCGGGTACCGGGTGTTGGAGGCCGAGGACGGGGCCGCCGCGGTCGACGTGTTCCGCCGCGAGTACACGGGCATCGACCTCGTCATCCTCGACCTCACCATGCCCCGGCTGTCCGGGCGGGACGCCTTCCGCTCGATGACCGAGATCGCCCCGGGCGCTCGCGTGCTCTTCTCCAGTGGGTATTCGGCCGACGATCTGTCGGACGTGACCGGGGCGGTCGGCCTCCTGGCCAAGCCGTACCGCCCGCAAGATCTGGTGTCCGCCGTCCGGCTGGCCCTTCGCAAAGACCCGATGGTCGTGCCGACCGCGGGTTGATCTCCCCGCCCGCGTTAATGTTTTGAAGCGCGCCGCCGGGCGCCAGGCCGTTCGCGACCGTTTTCCACCGACCGGTGCTAGCAGTCGGCTCTCCGGGCGGTACAATTGCTCCGTTCGTTTCAACCGACCCGACCGTTACCGTATCTCGCAAACGATGACCGTCGGGGAGCCGCGCTAGGAGTGACCGCGTGCTTGCCACACCAACGCTAACGGAAGAGCGGATGTCGGCCGACCTCGAAGCCGAGGTCCGGCCCCTGATCGGTTCTTTGCGGACCGCCCTCGTGGGCGTGATGGCCGCGTCCGGTACGGACAGCGTGTCCCGGTTCCTGTCGGACGCCCCGGTGGAGGCGTGCGTCCGCCTCGCCGACGTCTGGGCGGTAGCAACTGCGATCGGGGTGCCCACCGATCAGGTCAAGGCCCGATTCTCCCCCGAGGAACAGTTCCTGATCGAAATTGTCACGTCCGTTTACTCGGCCGCCCGGCCGACCCAAAACTTCGGCGACCTCCCCGAACTCGCCCGACTACTGGACGAAACGGGTTGGGATGTCGAAGACGAAGCGGTGATTTAGAGATCGGCTCGGGTACCGACGGGCACTTCGCTGTCGGTCATTGAAGACGTCACGAAACAGAATGAGGCGGCCGATCACAGCAAGTGGCTCTGTGTTCGGTCGCCTTTTCATTTACGACTGTCGCGACTACCGACCTTCGTCCTTACAGGGCCACGGGGACTTCTCCCACCGGGCGACGGGGGTCGAAGTCGTCTCGCATGGTGCGGCCGGTGCGTCTGGGTGTACTGCTCCCATAACCACGTCGGCCCCGCCAGCTGGGACAGCGTTAAGTAGATGTCGGTAGGTAGGGAAACGGATCGGGCCGTCTTCGTCACGTCCGCCCCGAACATCAACTTCCCGCCCTTCAGGTCCAACGCCTTCGGGCTGCACGGGTCAAGCGTCCGGCACCCGACCAGATTCTTCACCCGGATGAAAGTGCGAATCAAGCTCCAGGCGGGGTAGCGGGTGTGAAGCCACGTCATGAATGTGTCGAATGCGTCCACCGCGGGGATGCGAACCGCCTTCTTCGTGACTTCGGGGCAGCGACCTCTTCCCAGAGATTTCCCCGAACATATCCGAGTTCCTTGAAGTGTTGGTTCCACAGCGAGCGGAACGAGCGAAGGTAGGTGCGGCACAACATCCGAAGCCCGATGGGGTCAGATCAGTGAAAATGCCGCTTTGAAACTTTCCCAACGTTGTTGCTGGTCACTTCATTTCGTTAAACCGCCACATCGGCACGTTCGGCGGCAGGGTGCCGGCCAAGTAGTCGTTCTCGCCGATCTGATCGCGGAGTTTCTTCAGAGCGTGCCGGCGGACCGTCACATAGTAGAACTCGCACCTTGCATCTCGCACCGAATCCCAGACCTGATACAAGCGATCGGTTTCGGCGATCACCTCGCGGAGGGTCGGTGCCCGATCGGTTTCAAACTGCTGTCTCTGGTCGAGATATTTGCGAAAGGCCCGGTTGAATCGGACCAGTTCGTTCACCTGTGACCTGTCGGGGAATCGCATACTGTCAGCCACGCGGGGCGCGTCGGCGAGTTCGCGGTACCGACGGCGG is drawn from Fimbriiglobus ruber and contains these coding sequences:
- a CDS encoding PAS domain-containing hybrid sensor histidine kinase/response regulator, giving the protein MARFRGASEALALFVAALILVLVQSRVPAAGTPDVVAFAPFGLGFAAGLFGRWRMGLPFGVGSILGLVVIGRVADAWPVLLGALVEFSWAAWWSGRYPVREAVTNASRATKLVALIAGGAAVRDVVTVAALSLTGSAVDLYFGIATFTLALLANTIAISAALAIPLIVEFRNRLLASAKSAALLDECRRERDELARASIELTTRLELLEAVFRQMPAGITVIDPDEHIVLRNTIREPSRDEPGPESALFLAGDAALGHFRRPDGHELPFEEWPLVRASREGCRCHEPELRLQRPDGTVVSVSTTAAPVLAPSGTKLGAVAVDRELSPGERVPGYAGRVDDRLGTALRAAGMYAWEWDLASGTVWRSHPPCGWDGIPPAPLHTKAEPDWSRVHPDDVGRYREAAAAVAAGHPDFLVEYRIRDARGEYRWVQERGKAVTDAAGTPVGRVAGVLIDVTEQRRNEERLRLVESAVVHARDAIIVLEPAPNDRPGRSVWYVNDAFTRMTGYSADEVVGRSLHFLRGPKSNPATLDQISEALATGHSLLVELLNYRKDGSELWVELSLVPVPDEAGRCSHWVMIQRDIGDRKRAAEQLRESEQRLRILGDNLPDGAVYQFVLAADGTPSVPYISAGVERVCGLSPAAVVADVSKVLNVIHPDDTEGMWRAVLASATGLTPCNVEFRATWGGAEKWVHSRSMPHRLADGGTLWNGVLLDVTARKQAEGALKRSEELFRGMFETAAAGVSVTGPDERFHSVNPAFAAMLGLPVEHIVGRYASEFTHPDDWAEQQPLLDEVHAGARDGYQVRRRYIRPDLSTVWTEQSVAIVRGPSGECVYGIGVSVDMTERRRLEEQLRQAQKMETIGQLAGGIAHDFNNLLTGVLGSLALVRLPADDPNRPLIMTAERAAQRAAELTRKLLGFARKNQILSAPVRVADFVNEVVDLLRRTFDPRIQIVTTLFAPDPVSADATLLNQALINLCLNARDAMPGGGRIVLRAEVVTLTPEAVVAHPEGRPGRFVRMSVEDTGTGMSPAVRARLYEPFFTTKPVGQGTGLGLAMVHGIVRQHVGWIECDTVPGRGTRFDLYLPVAEVKPPSAHNASFLRRATVDRTPAPNTDTPPPVGGPSRTVLLVDDEDMIRDIGRSVLEAAGYRVLEAEDGAAAVDVFRREYTGIDLVILDLTMPRLSGRDAFRSMTEIAPGARVLFSSGYSADDLSDVTGAVGLLAKPYRPQDLVSAVRLALRKDPMVVPTAG